The following are encoded together in the Glycine soja cultivar W05 chromosome 5, ASM419377v2, whole genome shotgun sequence genome:
- the LOC114411155 gene encoding cation/calcium exchanger 1-like, with the protein MLSDISVDGCTDLHKYSDYDSKCLYVKSNAHYRSKGYINYLQIFYCSFGHSPILASNYFCNNLEGLSYILRLSPTIAGVTLLSLGNGAPDFFASVVSFTRSNDGAVGLNSILGGAFFVSSAVLGVISFLVTSNEIAIGKASFIRDVIFFLFSLFILLVIISIGKITLLGSISYVSMYFLYVNAISATYFIYGGDMM; encoded by the exons ATGCTCAGTGACATCAGTGTTGATGGCTGCACTGACCTTCACAAGTACTCAGATTATGACTCCAAGTGCTTATATGTCAAATCCAATGCTCACTACAGGTCAAAAGGGTACATAAACTATCTCCAAATCTTTTACTGCAGCTTTGGCCACTCCCCAATTTTGG CTTCAAATTACTTTTGTAATAACCTAGAAGGTCTCTCTTACATCTTAAGATTATCCCCTACCATAGCTGGGGTAACCTTGCTTTCTCTGGGAAATGGTGCCCCTGATTTTTTTGCCAGTGTTGTTTCTTTCACAAGATCCAATGATGGGGCAGTTGGCCTCAATAGCATTCTCGGGGGAGCATTTTTTGTCTCCAGTGCTGTTTTGGGGGTCATAAGTTTCCTTGTTACTTCaaacgaaattgcaattggCAAGGCCAGTTTCATTAGAGATGtcattttcttcctcttctctcttttcatccTCCTTGTCATCATTTCCATTGGTAAAATTACCTTGTTGGGTTCAATTTCTTATGTTTCTATGTACTTCCTTTATGTCAATGCTATCTCTGCCACATATTTCATCTATGGAGGGGACATGATGTAA